Within Carettochelys insculpta isolate YL-2023 chromosome 21, ASM3395843v1, whole genome shotgun sequence, the genomic segment CGTGTCCCGGGCCCCCTTTGCGGCTGCTCCCCGGGGAGCGGCGGGGTCCGCGTGTCTGCCCGCCAGCGGCCCCGCCCGGGCAGCGCCATCCGCCGGCGCGGGCACGATCTGTGCGCGCTGGCTCCGGCCGGGCCCGCGGATCGGACGGCGAAATCCGGCCGCGCGCTGCACGGGAGGGCCGGGGCGGCCCGAGCGGTAcccgcagcgcagcgcagcccagcccagcccagcccagcggggATCCCGGGGCTGCGGCGCAGAGCCCAGAGCGCTGCCCCGGACAGCCGAGCcaagccgagccgggccgggacACGACGcgtccacccccgccccccccagccgccAGGCTCCCCGCGGGGCGATCAGCGTCCCGGGAGCGCAGGCCGCCCCTCCCCCGCGCGTGGTTCCGGGCTAGCCCCGCCCCTCCCGGGAAAGCCAATCACCGCCCGGTCTGCCggctccgccccgcccctccgGCGAAGGCCAATCGTCGCCCGCTcttcccgccccgcccctccggGGAAAGCCAATCGCCGCCCGCTCCCGGGCTCCAGCCCGCGTCACGCCCGGGCGATTGTTATGCAAATCACAGGCTGCCTAAAAGCCGCCGCGCGGGGTCCCCTTCGCTGCACAGACGACCCGGGAAGCGGCGCCGGGGGACGCGCGCTCCGAGGCCGGTCCCCGTCCAGCAGCTGCACTGAGCCGAGCTCCCCGGATGCGCGggtagcagcggcagcagcaggtctCCCGCCCGCCGGCCCCCCGCACCCCGGGCCGCACCGGGCAGGGGGCGCGGGGGGAGCCCGGCCGAGCCGCGCCGCGTCCATGCGCAGCCGCGCCGGCCGGCCCGCGCCCGCGGAGCCATGAGCCAGACGGAGCTGTCCACCTGCGcggcgccgccgccgccgagCCAGCGCGTCTTCCAGGAGGCGGTGCGCAAGGGCAACACGCAGGAGCTGCAGTCGCTGCTGCAGAACATGAGCAGCTGCGAGTTCAACGTGAACTCCTTCGGGCCCGAGGGCCAGACCGCGCTGCACCAGTCCGTCATCGACGGCAACCTGGAGCTCGTCAAGCTGCTCGTCAAGTTCGGCGCCGACATCCGCCTGGCCAACCGCGACGGCTGGAGCGCGCTGCACATCGCGGCCTTCGGCGGCCACCAGGACATCGTGCTCTACCTGATCACCAAGGCCAAGTACGCGGCGGGCGGGCGGTGACGCTGCGGCGCCGGGAGCCGCCGGGAGCGGGGCCCCGGCCGCCCGGAGCAGGGACCGCCCCGCCGCCCGGAGCAGccgcggggctggggctgctccgcCTCTCGGCCTCGGCGTGACAAAGCTGCTTGGACTCCCCGAGTCCCGCgaagaaatgggggggggggcaaagacTTCGCCGCACCCCACTGACCCGCTTCCCCGGGCGCGGGGCTCGGCGCGGGGCTCCCCCGGAACTGGCTGGCTGTCGGTGCCATCTACCTCGGCTGCGCTCCCCGGCTCCGGCCGCCCCCCGGGGCAGATGCTTTAAACCGCGCTCACGTGTCACCTCCCTGAACTGACCCAACCCCCCCCGCCGGTGCGTCCGGGGCTCGGCCGCCTGCGGATCCCGCTCCAAAGGGGGCTCGCTGAACACACCGCCTCGGTGCTCTCCCCGTGCCGCTGCTAACCTGCGGCAGGAGCagagggccggggcggggcggggcttggCTGGGCTCCCCCAGTCGCCGCGGGTGTAAAAGCGTCTCCTGCGGGCTCTGCGCCGCAGCTGCGCGGTGGCTCCTCGCCTAGGGTAGGACAGACCCTCCTCGCCCGCCTGGGCGCAAGCCTTGCGCTGGGCTCTGACCTTGCCCGAGCCCCAGAGCCGGCCCGGGCCCGTGGCCCTTCCCCGGGCTGAACTCCCAGGCCAGACACTTGACCCTCCTCCAAGCAGAACCCCGGCGGGATTAGCACGTCCTGGCTCAGACAATGCAAGTGGAACGAGCTCCGCTCCAGCGGCAGAGTCGCCGCCTCCTCGCGGGGTGCGAGCGCCCCCCTGCGGTCTAGTGGGGGGGGAGTTTCGGGAACAACCCAAAAACTACTGAGACATAGTTTGGGATTATTTTGGTTACTGTtgtggtgtgtgttttttgtgCATCTTGGCTAACGCTTCTCACTGCAGAGTGAGTCCATCTGCTCATGTAACTGAaagggaggaagaagggaaaCCCATCTCGGAAGTGATTCCACCCGTAAGTGCAATGCTGCTTTTTGTTGCCAGGGTATAACATCCATTCTAAAAATGCAGTAAGCTTCAGAAGCCTTTCCAAGGCTGGTGCCCTGTCCGTCTGTATGTCTGCACTAAATCCCCTATCACCGTCGTCTCCCTGTTGTCCTCTTATcccgctgccctccccccactccaaaccattacaatttttttaaagctatctACTAGTTTGGTTTTTGGTTGTTGTAACTATTTatcatatatgtatatatttgtgGGTGATTGTGTGCCTGGCTGTGTCTGAAGCCATTTGTGAGTGGTTCAAAATATGGTTTGgaaaatatgcatttttttcCTAGTCTTAAAACTAAACTTGAGTCTGCCATGGATTTTTTTCATTGCACTGAATATTCTGCTCTCTGTCTCTGATGGTCTCACCTGCAGTTTTTTTCTCAAACAATTTATGATTAAAAAGCTCCAGATTTTGAAAAGCCCTTTTTAAAAGTGTGTATTGTTAATGCTGTAACTTACAAGGAACTTAAGTTTGCAAACTTTCTCTGAGCATTGAAGATTGTCAAGCACTTTTGTTGGTGCTTCTGTTATGGGGGGGAACAATATCTTTTCTAGTGAGGTTTTAATGTAGTTGCCAGATGGTTGCACATTTTTTAATGAATTTGCCACAATGTCATAACATTTATGGCATATTAAAAAGTTAATGTTTTTAGAGCCGAGTTTTAGgggtttttaaaagaaatcttggTTATAAACCCACTTGTGAAGGGAGTTCTGTCCAGTGTTGTAAAGACAACAATATAAcccatatttatatttttataaaataccTGTGAAAACTGTGAATCTCTTGTGTGAATTACTAAGTGACTTTAAGAAAAGTATTGTTCCTCTTCCGCTTATTGGAGCTTTAGACCTGATTAGAATTTGATAATTGTACATTGGGGAAGGGGGTTTGCTCTGAATTATTTGATGTATTTTTTGCATCACTTTCTAAAACTTTATTTTACTTTACTGAAAAGCTGCTGCCCTTCCTAAGCCCTGTAGATTCAATTTTCTATGCAACCCCACAAACCCCAGATTTATAGATATCTTGTTATCCTGAGAAACAAAAGGGATGCTGACTTAATTGTAATGaggttccctcccaccccccatttgGCTCATAGTGCTGCTTACCCTTCATGCCAAAATGGGGAGTACAAAGCGGGGAGAAGAGACCAGTTTGGGGGAGGCTCTTGTGTGTATGACTGGTCACATTTTGGCAGgcctcattttattatttttgtaagAAGAATATATTGCTAATGTCAGTGAAATAAGCAGACATTGAAGCTGATGCACAGATTGCTCCAGAAAGGAGTTTTTCTGTAGATTTTTCTCTAGATGCAAATACTTTTTTAATTATGTTAATTAATGTTACCAATTTTTAGGCTTATATTGAAGCTGTATGTGGGTCACTATATGATCATTTCTAACTGGATAAAGTCTGTTCAGTACAGCCTATTCCTGAGTGTATGATATAGACCTGTAGCCCCAGCGTGagaaatttataaataaatttttCATTGATCTTTTTATAAAAAAGTGGCTTTTTGGTTGGTTCTTTCCACCTGTACATCAGTGAGGTTGTAGGCCTGGTAGTGACAACTTCTCCTGGTCCTGGgacaaagcagctggctgcactTGTCCAgcatgtgtgtttttttttttttttttttttaacaacattGATTAGGAGCTGCTTGTCCGCTGCCTTTCACCCAAGTGTCCTTGAATGGATTTGAAACGCAGCATGTGGGAAGTCAGCACATCGCCCTGCACTGAACAATTTGTGAAGCCTTTCTAAGCTACAGGGCGTGGAATAAATCTCAGGCTTGCGAATGCTACGGGACTGTAATCTCCTCGGACATTGAGCGGGAGCAGATGAGCAGCTGGCTCACATGTTGAGTTATCCTCTTCTGATTCTTCAGATCTGCTGCCTTAGGCCAGGATGATGAGCAAATAACACTTGTATTGAAGAGGGAACGAGCGGAAGCTCTGGTCCCGAGGTTTGAAATCCCTTGTCTATTAAGCAGCTAGCTTTGCTCCTTTTTGTGTAGGGAAAACCTAGTGGCCTTCTTGCAGCAAACAACCCCTGGAGGTGACCTTcacagctctgcaggctggggcaTAGTTCAATCCAGCACATGGGGTCTGATCCTGCGAGGTGCTGGGCACACTTATCCCCTGTTTGTGCTCCAGTAAGACTTCTGCTCCTGGGTGTGGCTAATGGGTACgttctttgtttctctctctcagcaCCTTGTTTCCTAACCCCCTTTGTCCCTGAGTCCCCCCAGGCTGAGGAAGTGCTGGAGGGTCACACTTCACATGGCAGGCTTTGGagctcagtctcttcctgggTAGTATTTGGTGTTGAATGGGTTGAAACTAAAGCCAATGGAAAACCCAAGCTTGGTGTTAAGGGGTGGAGATGCTgcagctacccctccccctgggCCTTGGGTGCAGCAGGAGGCCTCTCAGGGGCAGACTTGGTCCTGTGCACATCTTGACAAAGGCAGCTGTTGCAGGACTTggggccccagctcccccacttgGAAGCTAGTGAAGAGTTTGATGCTCATTAGGAGCAGGATCGGGCCCTACATCACATGGCACACAAGACCCTTGTCTGAACAttccctggggctggcacagaCTAGCTGCAGGCTCAGTGTTATCCCATCTGTCTGTAAATGCCCAGTCCCCCTCCTGGGGATATTGCTGGGTGTTGTGCTGTTCCTGCTAATGAATTCTGTAGTGAGCCCCAGGCTCACAACTTTGGAGCTGGCCTCCAGGCAGGTGACAGAGCATTTccccctgcagtgccaggccctGTTTGTGGTTTGCCAGAATGCTAAAAGGCACATGTAGGCACCTCTAGCCAGCAGCCTGCCCAGTGGTGCTGGGAGCAGCTCagtgtgggggcagtgctgggtgaGACCAGCAGGGGTTGATGGGTCTTGGGAAGTAAGATGCTGCTTGCTCAGCTAAATGCAAGGCTGGGGCAGAAACAGCCAAGCTCAGAGCACTGGaagtggaaaggaccttgagCCATCATCAAATCTGGTCCCCTGTCCTTatggcaggacccagcagccTTAGTCCAGCTCTGCTGTCTCTCCTTAGAATGATAACAAATCCTTGATGACGGCAAGCAAGCTAACTGCAGCCCAGGCTTGAGCCTGGAGCAAACCTCAGGCCCAAACTCCCCCATTCTGCTCTGgctggcagctcctgcagggtggggatggggttgggCCCACTCTTGGCTGGGCCTGCTCATGGTAGGAGGGGAGTGAGCAGCGGTAATTGCTCCTGGTGCAGTTTTGCTCACAGAGGCAAGACCACCTGGGGGGCTGTGTGCTGCCATGGGGGGTGCTCTGCTCCAGCACAATGGGTGTGGAAGCTAGTGGCAGGTTTGGACCAGCCAGGCCTTTACTTTTCAGAGCACTTGTCATTACAGTTTCGCTAGCAGTGAAACGGCCCAATTAAACCCAGCAGAAAAAGTTGCTGTGTCCACAGGTCGTttcaaggccaggcttgacaaccctggttgggatgattgaGCTGGGATTGGCCCTGCATGGAGTAGGGGCTTGGACTAgctgtgacctcctgaggtctctcccaacccTAATGGCCTATGATGTATTTCCTGCAGAGCTTCCTGCCCTAATGAGGCTTGCCCTTGGAAGGGCCCAGCATGAGTGTTGGCTTTTAAGCCACTGGGAAACTCAGAGATGCTCAAGAGTGATTCAGCAGAATGCCATGGCTGATtccagctgggggatgggaatTGGAGTGATCTAAAACCTGGGGGCCTGGTCCTCTTTCCATTGAAATAATGAGGCTCAGGGGGCTTGCAGCATGGGTTGGTGGGTGAGATAGGTGTGCAGCTGGGACACAGCTGTTCAGGCCATGCTTGCTTTTGTGCATGGCTGGCACGGCAGAGCAGGCAGGTAACTGTCCCTCTGTTTTACAGGGGAAGAATTCTTCCCAAAACATCAGTCACAACAGCTTGTCTCCATGCACTAGTATTGCACAGGACTTGGGAAAGCAGCTGGAAGTGAGGGGGGGTGTCAGTGCTTACACACAGTAATGGGAGGGGGAGACACCAGCAATGGCCGGGCACAAGCGCTACTACAAGAATGGccgttactgggtcagaccaaagctccatctagcccaacatcacagcttccgacagtggccagtgccaggtgccccagagggggtgg encodes:
- the NRARP gene encoding notch-regulated ankyrin repeat-containing protein codes for the protein MSQTELSTCAAPPPPSQRVFQEAVRKGNTQELQSLLQNMSSCEFNVNSFGPEGQTALHQSVIDGNLELVKLLVKFGADIRLANRDGWSALHIAAFGGHQDIVLYLITKAKYAAGGR